A region of the Acidobacteriota bacterium genome:
GCATGCGGGCGGTGAGAAACCTCAGGACCTCTTCAACGAATGCCACCAGTTGCCACTACTCCTGCCAGCAATGGTACATCGCAATGGAGGCGGCGGTCGTGACGTTCAGCGAGTCAACGGCGGCAGTGGTCGGGATGCAGACGCGGAACGTCGAGGCCGCCATCGCCGGTTCGGTCAGGCCGTCGCCCTCGGCGCCGACGATCAGCGCCAGCTTGGCGTGGCGGGGCAGGTCCATCAGCGGCAGCGCGTCGTGGCGCGGTGTGAGCGATGCCACGGTGAAGCCATCGGTGCGCAGGTCGGTGATCGCTGACGGCCACTGCGGTGCGGTCACAAAGGGCACGACCAGCGTTGCCGCCATCGACGTGCGGATGGCCTTGCGGTACAGCGGGTCGCCGCAGTTGGGCCCGAGGATTACCAGTTCGACGCCAAAGGCCGCGGCGGTGCGGAACAGGCCGCCAACGTTGTCGGGGTTGTTCACGCCCTCCATAACGAGGATCCGCGAGAGCGGGCCGGCGGCAATGCGGTCCAGCGTGGCGGGCTCTGGCCGGCGCGCCAACGCGAGGCAGCCGCGATGGATGTTGAAGCCGGCAATGCCGTTCATCAGGGCCTGATCGACCAGGTAGATCGGCGCCGTGGCCAGGTGGAGAACGTCGTTCAGGTTCTCGGCCGCCGCCGGGGTCAGCAGGATCGATTCCACATCCCATTGCCGCAGGTCCAGCAGGCGCCGGACGACGAGGCGGCCCTCGGCGATGAAGAGGCCGCGGGCGAGCATGTGCCGGTGATCGGCAATGTGGTGATAGTCGGCGACCCGGGGATCGCTCAGCGACTCGATGACTGTCGGTGCCGGCATCTCGATCCCATTGTATTTCCGCTCAGCTTAGAATCAGAGCATGCGCAAGCATGTGTTGCTCTACGGGCTACTGGGCGGCGTTCTGATCGCCGGCCTGAAGCTCGTCGAGTACCGCTGGCTGGTGGTCGAATACCGTGTCGAGATCTACGGCGGCATCGTCGCCGCCATCTTCGCCAGCGTTGGCATCTGGTTGGGCCTGAAGCTGACCAAGACCAGGGAAACGGTCGTGGTGCGGGAGGTAATGGTCCCCGCGCCGGTGGATTTTGTCCGCGACCAGGGCAAGCTGACCGCCCTTGGCATCACCCCGCGCGAGCTGGAAGTGCTGGAGTTGATCGCCCACGGCCTGAGCAACAAGGAAATTGCCGAGCGGGTGTTCGTCAGCGAAAACACGGTGAAGACCCATTTGAGCCGGGTGTTCGACAAACTTGGCGCCCGCCGTCGCACCCAGGCGGTGCAGTTGGGCAAGCAACTCCGCCTCATTCCCTGAGACTTTCGTATGATTCCTCGCAAAATCCTCCAAAATCATCCATTCGGGTGACGCGGTTGGAAAGCCCGGCCCGCAGAATCGGCCGGTCCGGCGCGACCAAGACGCGCCGTATTCAACCACGGAGGAGTTTACCGAATGCAAAAGATCGTTCTCACCTTTGGCCTGATCGCCGGCGCGATCATGGCCGCCCTCATGTTCGCGACACTGCCGTTCCAGGAGCAGATCGGCTTCGACCGCGGCGCCATCGTCGGCTACACGTCGATGGTTCTGGCGTTCCTGATGGTGTTCTTCGGCGTGAAGTCGTACCGCGACAACGTGGCCGGCGGCTACGTGACCTTCGGCCGGGCATTCAAGGTCGGCCTGCTGATCACGCTGGTGGCGACGGCCTGTTACGTCGTGAGCTGGCAGATCCTCTACTACGGGTTCATGCCCGACTTCCTGGACAAGTACACGGCGTACGCACTGGAGCAGTCCCGGCAGGGCGGTGCCACTGAAGCCCAACTCGCCGCGCAGGCCAAAGAAATGGCGGAGTTCGGCGAGATGTATCAGAATCCGCTGGTGAACATCGCATTCACCGCCATCGAACCCCTGCCGGTCGGTTTGGTGTTTACCTTGGTCACGGCCGGCGTGTTCGGACGGAGGCGTACCAGTCAAAAAGGAGAGTAGGAGATGAGGAGTTACGGAATTGGCTCCTGATCTCGTGACCTCCTGTCGAGTCAGACGCAGATGAGAGAGACGCAGATCGCGGAGCGACTGGATGGCTTGCTCGATGGGGTGTTCGAGCGGAACGAGATCCGCTCAGCCGTAATGTCCGTCGTTTCCGGGGACGGAGCGTTCCGCTGGGCGGGCGCCAGGGGCGCTGTGTCTCCGGACGGTGCGGCCATGACGCCGACGACTCCCTGGTTCATCGCGAGCATCACCAAGCTCTTCATCGCCTCGACGGTCCTGCGAATGGTCGAGGAAGGAGAACTGACACTAGAGGATCGCGTCGTGGATCGGCTCCCGGCGGCCGTCACGGACCGGCTTCACGTGCTCGACGGTAAAGACCGGACGCACTGGATCACCGTGGAGCACCTCTTGTGCCACGCTTCGGGTCTGGCAGACTTCATCGAGGACTACCCGGCGAAACGGCGGGGCGAGGCACGCGACTGCCGCAGCCTGGTGGAGATCCTGGTGGAGGACGGCGACCGTGCGTGGCCGCTGGAGGACATGGCACGACGGGTCCGTGAGCGGCTGGCGCCGCACTTCCCGCCGCAATCTCTCGACGCGCAGCGTGTGCGCATCCGTTACTCGGATACGAACTACCAGTTGCTCGTCGGCATCATCGAGGCGCGCCGCGACGCACCCTTCTTCCAGGTCCTGGAAGGCCTGATTCTGAATCCCCTCGGGCTCAAGGACACCTGGGTTCCCGGGCGCTCCCGTGTGAGTGGTCGAGAGTCCGGCGTCGCCGCACTCTACGCCGGCACGGAGGTTGTCCGGCTCCCCAGCTTCCTGTCCTCTATCTCCGACATGAACTCGACGTGCGACGACCTCGTACGGTTCTT
Encoded here:
- a CDS encoding DUF4199 domain-containing protein, with amino-acid sequence MQKIVLTFGLIAGAIMAALMFATLPFQEQIGFDRGAIVGYTSMVLAFLMVFFGVKSYRDNVAGGYVTFGRAFKVGLLITLVATACYVVSWQILYYGFMPDFLDKYTAYALEQSRQGGATEAQLAAQAKEMAEFGEMYQNPLVNIAFTAIEPLPVGLVFTLVTAGVFGRRRTSQKGE
- a CDS encoding serine hydrolase domain-containing protein, with translation MRETQIAERLDGLLDGVFERNEIRSAVMSVVSGDGAFRWAGARGAVSPDGAAMTPTTPWFIASITKLFIASTVLRMVEEGELTLEDRVVDRLPAAVTDRLHVLDGKDRTHWITVEHLLCHASGLADFIEDYPAKRRGEARDCRSLVEILVEDGDRAWPLEDMARRVRERLAPHFPPQSLDAQRVRIRYSDTNYQLLVGIIEARRDAPFFQVLEGLILNPLGLKDTWVPGRSRVSGRESGVAALYAGTEVVRLPSFLSSISDMNSTCDDLVRFFKGVNGGGLFRDPGTWLRMQARWRRFSFPLDRAALRQPSWPIEYGLGVMRFRLPRFLAPFRPVPQVVGHTGSTGTWLFHAPEPDLYLAGAVNQVTAGAVPFKLVPRVLRAVTDG
- a CDS encoding response regulator transcription factor, with amino-acid sequence MRKHVLLYGLLGGVLIAGLKLVEYRWLVVEYRVEIYGGIVAAIFASVGIWLGLKLTKTRETVVVREVMVPAPVDFVRDQGKLTALGITPRELEVLELIAHGLSNKEIAERVFVSENTVKTHLSRVFDKLGARRRTQAVQLGKQLRLIP
- a CDS encoding RNA methyltransferase, with protein sequence MPAPTVIESLSDPRVADYHHIADHRHMLARGLFIAEGRLVVRRLLDLRQWDVESILLTPAAAENLNDVLHLATAPIYLVDQALMNGIAGFNIHRGCLALARRPEPATLDRIAAGPLSRILVMEGVNNPDNVGGLFRTAAAFGVELVILGPNCGDPLYRKAIRTSMAATLVVPFVTAPQWPSAITDLRTDGFTVASLTPRHDALPLMDLPRHAKLALIVGAEGDGLTEPAMAASTFRVCIPTTAAVDSLNVTTAASIAMYHCWQE